The genomic region CCACTCATATTCTCAACTAATCCGAGGATCGGAATGCTCATCGCCCTAGCCATTTTTACAGCCTTTCCCACCACCATCAGGACAAGGTCCTGGGGCGAGGAAACAACCACAACCCCATCCAAAGGCAAGGACTGCATTACAGTCAAGGGAGCATCTCCGGTCCCCGGAGGCAAGTCCACCAACAGGTAATCTAGATCCCCCCAGACCACATCTGTCCAAAACTGTTTGATCAAATTGGCCATGATCGGACCTCTCCAGATCACCGGATCATCTTCATGTTCAAGAAGCAGGTTTAACGACATGATCCGAATACCGATTGTGCTTGGTGGAGCAATTAACCCAAATTCTGTCTGCTCTGGCCGCTCCTTGACACCAAACATACGGGGAATACTTGGACCTGTAACATCAGCATCCAAAATGCCAACCTTATAGCCTTCCTTTTGGATCATCGCGGCTAGCACACCGGTAACAAGGGACTTACCTACCCCACCTTTACCACTCATCACTGCAATAACATGCTTAACTGCGCTCATCTGGTTTAGTTCTGACTTTTCAATTCCACTACCTTGTTCCTGCAACAGACATCCACTTCTTTCAGCAATTGGTTAGTACCGCATCCCAAAGCTTTGTTATCTCCAAAGAAACCCTACTGTCACGAATCAGAACCGGTGGATACCTATTTACCACTGCATCCACTACTTTGGGATCAAAGGGTATCTTGGCTGCGACCGCGATCTCCTTATGGGTACACCACTGTTCAATTTGTGCGGTCTTAGTCTCATCTAGATCATACTTATTAATACACACAATGTAGTTTATGTCAAACCCTTCGGCCAGATCAACGACTCTTTTTAGGTCATGAAATCCCGAAATGGTTGGTTCGGTTACAACCACAGCAAGATCCACCCCTGACAAAGAAGCAATAACAGGACAACCAATTCCGGGTGCCCCGTCGATGATCACGTAATCGGCTTGTGTTTCCTCTGCTATTTTTTGTGCCCCCTGGCGAACTTGGGTAACGAGCTTTCCAGAATTCTCCTCAGCGATATTTAGCCTAGCATGAACCATGGGGCCATAGGCTGTTTGCGAAATAAACCAATACCCGCATAATCGGTCGGTAGCTAATATTGCATCACTTGGGCAACCATAGAAGCATGCTGCGCATCCTTCACAAGAGAAGGGGTCAATCCGGTAGTCACTAATGGCATCAAAGCGACATAATCTTGTGCATTGCCCACACTGGGTGCATTTACTCTCTTCGATCTCAAAGCGCCTAC from Limnochordia bacterium harbors:
- a CDS encoding ATP-binding protein; the protein is MKNILVISGKGGTGKTCITSSFAVLAQDKVIADCDVDAANLHILLEPQIVEEHEFYSGRRFEIEESKCTQCGQCTRLCRFDAISDYRIDPFSCEGCAACFYGCPSDAILATDRLCGYWFISQTAYGPMVHARLNIAEENSGKLVTQVRQGAQKIAEETQADYVIIDGAPGIGCPVIASLSGVDLAVVVTEPTISGFHDLKRVVDLAEGFDINYIVCINKYDLDETKTAQIEQWCTHKEIAVAAKIPFDPKVVDAVVNRYPPVLIRDSRVSLEITKLWDAVLTNC
- a CDS encoding Mrp/NBP35 family ATP-binding protein, encoding MQEQGSGIEKSELNQMSAVKHVIAVMSGKGGVGKSLVTGVLAAMIQKEGYKVGILDADVTGPSIPRMFGVKERPEQTEFGLIAPPSTIGIRIMSLNLLLEHEDDPVIWRGPIMANLIKQFWTDVVWGDLDYLLVDLPPGTGDAPLTVMQSLPLDGVVVVSSPQDLVLMVVGKAVKMARAMSIPILGLVENMSGVTCPKCGEFHEVFGPRQGETAAKEFGVPFLGSIPLDPNLAALCDQGQVEHYESSVFRKMAQDIFEAMEP